From Juglans regia cultivar Chandler chromosome 6, Walnut 2.0, whole genome shotgun sequence, the proteins below share one genomic window:
- the LOC109006860 gene encoding uncharacterized protein LOC109006860 produces the protein MEERSLDYVLVPLGLLLMGVYHVWLFITILYNPRRTVIGINAECRQAWIFSIMNDPMKNGVLAVQTIRNNIMASTLLATVAITLCSLISVVVSTTLNSPGAASKSAYTSETIFSVKYFSILVCFLVAFLCCMQSVRYLAHVSFMVTAPALKDKKDSIEYVARNLNRGSLFWSLGLRAYYVSFPLFLWIFGPVPMFVCCCIMPFILYFLDTTGCFTLQIQKFMEDVNANDVESVHQSTGTARVEDSLLRSPLLTDKNQVYNANVA, from the exons ATGGAGGAGCGGTCCCTGGACTATGTACTGGTGCCCTTGGGTCTGCTGCTGATGGGAGTATACCATGTCTGGCTTTTCATCACTATACTGTATAATCCCAGGCGAACTGTCATTGGCATCAATGCCGAGTGTAGGCAAGCATGGATCTTCTCCATCATGAAT GATCCTATGAAGAATGGAGTTTTGGCAGTTCAAACAATTCGTAACAACATTATGGCATCTACACTCTTGGCAACTGTAGCAATCACACTCTGTTCACTGATAAGTGTTGTTGTGAGCACCACATTGAATAGTCCTGGCGCAGCATCAAAATCAGCTTATACCAGTGAGACTATCTTCTCAGTCAAGTACTTCTCTATTTTGGTGTGCTTCCTTGTTGCCTTTCTTTGTTGTATGCAATCAGTTAGATATCTTGCCCACGTTAGCTTCATGGTTACGGCGCCTGCattgaaagataaaaaggaTTCTATTGAGTATGTTGCAAGAAACTTGAACAGGGGAAGCTTGTTTTGGTCGCTTGGGTTGCGAGCATATTATGTGTcattccctctctttctctggATCTTTGGACCTGTACCCATGTTCGTGTGTTGCTGCATAATGCcatttattctctattttttggACACCACTGGCTGTTTTACACTACAGATTCAAAAGTTCATGGAGGATGTAAATGCCAATGATGTGGAATCGGTTCATCAATCTAC GGGAACTGCCAGGGTTGAGGACTCCCTTCTTCGCTCTCCTCTACTTACAGACAAGAACCAAGTTTATAATGCTAACGTTGCTTGA